ATATTTCTGAAGGGCTTCCTCCAAATCCGGAAGCAGTCCTTCTTTTGTTCCTTCTACTATATAAGTGGCCAAACGCTCCTCCAGTGTAAGAGTTTCCGCCGGTTTCTTAACCGTTTTCTTCTTTTCCCGGTAAAAGTTTGTGAAGAGAGCCAGGTTTTCATCGGTTGTATGGAAGAGCAGATCTTCCGCCATCTTGATTTCTTCCGCCGGGATGCTCGCGAAACGCTCCAGTTTTTCGGTGTTTACGATCGCATAGTCAAGCCCGGCCTTCGTACAGTGATACAAATATACGGCGTTTAAAATTTCACGCCCTACCGGAGGAAGACCGAATGATACATTGCTGACCCCGAGAATCGTCAGGCAATCAGGAAGTTCCTTCTTTATCAGTTCCAAGCCTTTGACGGTTTCCGCTGCGGATCCGATGTATTGCTCATCACCCGTACCGACTGGGAACACAAGCGGATCAAAAATAATGTCGGAGGATTTTAAGCCGTGTTTGTTCACAAGCAGCTCATGAGATCGTTTTGCAATCTCAAGTTTTCTTTCGGCTGTTGTGGCCATTCCAACTTCATCAATGGTTCCAACTACAAGAGCAGCACCGTATTTTTTTACAAGGGGGAGCACCGCTTCAAAACGCTCCTCGCCGTCCTCAAGGTTAATGGAATTAATGATGGCTTTCCCTTGTGAATATTTTAAAGCAGTCTCTAAGACGATATGATCGGTGGAATCAATGACAAGCGGAACTTTAATTTTCTTTGTGATTTCCTGGATAAACTGCTCCATATCCTCGTTTTCTTCCCGGTCTGGATCGGCCAGACAAATATCAATAACATGCGCACCGTTTTTCACTTGAAGACGGGCGATTTCAGCGGCCTCTTCAAATTTTTGTTCGGAGATGAGGCGTTTAAATTTCCTGGATCCGATGACATTCGTACGTTCTCCAACAAATAGCGGTCTCATGGAGTCGTCATACACGAGCGGCTCAATCCCGGAAACGGTATGCTGCTTAAGCTGCTCCCTGACTGAACGAGGCGCAAGGTCTTTAACGGCTTCAGCTAAGGCTTCAATATGTGCGGGAGTGGTTCCGCAGCAGCCTCCGACAATGTTCAGCCAGCCTTTTTCCGCAAATCCCCTTATTTTAGCTGCAAGGGTTGAAGGGGATTCGTGATAATTTCCTTCTTCATCAGGAAGACCGGCGTTAGGATAACAGCTGACTGCCGTTCCCGCCATATCCGAGAGAGTACGAATGTGATCGGTCATGAATTCCGGGCCGGTTGCACAATTGAGGCCGACAGAGAGCGGGTTCATGTGCTCTAATGAGATATAGAAGGAATCAATTGTCTGGCCGGCAAGCGTCGTTCCCATCGGTTCGATCGTTCCGGATACCATCAGCGGAAGCTCCTTGCCGGTCTTGGCGAAGGCCTCTTTAATTCCGAGAAAGCCCGCTTTTACATTGAGCATATCCTGGCTCGTTTCAAGCAAAAGCAAATCGGAGCCGCCGTCAATCAGCCCCCGCGCCTGCTCTTCATAATTGGCGATTAACTGGTCAAACGTCGTGCCGCCTGTGACAGATAAAGTTTTGGTAGTCGGTCCCATGGAGCCTGCGACATACCGGGGACGCTCAGCTGAGGAAAAAGCTTCCGCAGCCTGTTTGGCAAGCTGAGCCCCCTTGAAATTGATTTCATAAGCAAGGTGGCCGAGCTCGTATTCATCTAAAACAATGGCGGTTCCGCCGAAGGTATTCGTTTCAATAATATCGGCACCAGACTGCAAATACGTTTCATGGATTCGGGAAATGAGGTCAGGCTTGGTTAAGATCAAGTACTCATTACACCCGTCATAAGCCTCTCCGCCAAAATCATCGGCCGTTAAATCCGCATCTTGAATCATCGTTCCCATTGCGCCGTCTAGTACTAGAATTCTTTTTGCGATTTGTTCACGAATGCTGGACATGTGAAAACTCCCTTTCTGAACGCTGCTTCTCTTTTTCCCGGATGTACTCTGCAAGCTCAACAGAGTATTCGTATTTTAAAAACGGTGTAATCAGATAAATTCCGTTAAATAAGTCAAATGCCGCATCAATCAGGTCTTTTGCAATTGCAATGCCTTCTATTTTTGATTGAAGAGGATCAGTGCCTGCTTTTGCCATCGTTTCGCGAATGCTGTCTGAAAGCTTGATGCCTGGGATTTCATGATGGATAAATTCGGCGTTCCGGCTGCTTGTCAACGGCATGATCCCGATATACAGCGGTGCAGGCAGATGCTTGACCGCGTCATGCACCTCTTCCATCTGCTGGATGGAATAAATCGGCTGAGAGATAAAATAATCCGCTCCGCAGGCAATTTTTTTCTCCAGGCGTTCTGCTGCTTTATCTAAATGGCGGACATTCGGATTGAATGCTCCTGCCACAGTGAAATTCGTTTTGCCGCCGAGTGCTTTTCCTGAGTAGGATAACCCTTCATTGAACTGCTTGATCAGTGAAATCAAGTCGAAGGATGAAAGATCATAAACGGAGGTAGCCCCCGGGAAATCCCCAATTTTAGATGGATCGCCAGTAATCGCCAATACGTCCGTAAGTCCAAGGGAATGGAGTCCCATTAGATGCGATTGAAGGCCGATCAAATTCCGGTCGCGGCAGGTGAGGTGAATAAGAGGCCTCATATCATGCTTTTCCTTTAACTGTGTTCCAACCGCCGCATTGCTGACTCTCGGTGAAGCAAGTGAATTGTCAGCAAGGGTGATACTGTCGATACCGGTCTTTTTCAGCTCTTCAGCTCCTTTAAAAAACTTTTCCAAACTGAGCGTTTTCGGAGGATCCAGTTCGACGATAACAGACCTGCGCTTCTTCACAATCTGGTGGAGCGGGGGATAGGCAGGCTCCAGCCGTTCATGAATAGTGACGGGCTTTCGCTGCTTAACTGCCTTTTCCTTAATAGGGGAAAGGCCTCTTAGCGCATCAGCCATCGCTTTTATATGTTTAGGCGTCGTACCGCAGCAGCCGCCGATCAGTCTTGCGCCTTGGTTACGGAAGGCTAGGGCGCTTTCTGCAAAATAGCCTTCGTCCGATTCATAAACGAGTCTTCCTTCTTCCACAGATGGAAGACTGCCATTTGGGTAGACAGAGAGAAACGCCTTTTCAAGGAGCGGAACCTCTTCAAGTGATTCGAGCATATGATACGGCCCAAGCCTGCAGTTCAGGCCGACTGCATCTGCGCCGAGTGCTTCCAATTCTTTTAAGCCTTTTTCAAGTGGTGTACCATCCTGCAGCACGCCTGTCTCATGCAGCGAGACATTGGCGACAATCGGCTTACTGGTTTCTTTTCTCGCAATTTCAAGAACCGTTTTCAGCTCTTCCAAATCATAAAAGGTTTCGAGCAGAAGTCCATCAATGTCTTCATTCAGAAGGACATATAGCTGCTCGCGGAAGCTGCGTTTCAGCTCATCCAGTGTATGGGAGCTTTTTTTGAAAGCACGGACTCCGCCCATTGTAGCGAGAACATAGGCCTGGCTGCCTGCTGCCTTTCTTGCAAGCCTGGCCGCTTTCGAATTGATGGCCCGGATATCATCTTCCAGTCCATAGCGGGATAATTTAATATGATTTCCGCCGTATGTGTTCGTTTGAATAACCCGTGCACCAGCGTTGATGTATGCCTCATGGATGCTCTGGACCTGATCAGGGTTTGACAGATTCAATTCTTCAAAGCATCGGTCAATCCCATGGGAGTATAGAAGGGTCCCCATCGCCCCGTCCGCTATTAAAATTTCATTTTGTAAATCCTCTAGAAAACCCACTGCTGATACCCCCTCTAAAAATAAAAAGCCCTCTTATAGAAGAAGGCTTTAACATTCGGACTTCTTCTTATCTTCCAAGCAAAACGCTTAGCTGGATTTAGCACCTTGGCACGCGCGCTTGCATGACCGGTTGCTGAAGCGTCATCGGGCCAGTCCCTCAGCTTCTCTTGATAAGAACGATATGGAGTTGTTTAAAAATAGATTACTCCCAATTTACCTAATTTTTCGAAAACATTCAAGGGGGAAGGGGAGGTTTTTTACAAAACGGTCTTAAATGTGGGGCGGATGAACAGGGAATGAATGCAGGAGGTCACTGAAGGTACTGAATGTAAAGGGGAATGCTGGGGGGGAGGGTAATTGCTGACTTTACTGAGATAATTGCTGACTTTATTGGAATAATTGCTGACTATATCGGAATAATTGCTGACTTTTTTAAAAGAATTGCTGACTATCAAAGGTAATTGCTGACTATCCGAAATCAATGCGGAAACCTGCAAAAAATATCCCAAAACCAATAAAAAAGACCGCTCACCCAAAGCGGTCCAAACCAAAATTATCGGTAATTAATAAATTGCACATCGATTGGAAGTTCAGCCTGTCTGATCGCAGCGATTACCTGTTGCAAATCATCACGGTTTTTTCCGGTGACGCGCACCTGGTCATCCTGAACCTGGGATTTCACTTTCAGTCCGGAGTTTTTAATGATCGTGTTAATACGCTTTGCATTGTCCTTATCGATCCCTTGAACGAGCTTGCCGCGCTGGCGTACTGTGCCGCCTGATGCACCTTCCACTTTGCCGTACTGAATGTTCTTTACCGGTACTTCACGGCGGATTAGTTTGCTGATGAGTACATCTTTCAGCTGTTCGAGTTTGTAGTCATCGTCGGATACTAGAACAAGCTCTTCTTTTTCAAGTTTAATATCGCTTTTGCTTCCTTTGAAGTCATAGCGGTTTTGAACTTCCTTTAAAGCTACAACAATGGCATTCTGAACTTCCGGCAATTCAACCTTTGAAACGATGTCAAATGAGTTTTCCTTAGACATGGACATTCCTCCCGAATGAAACCCTCCAGTAAAGGGAAGTTTCACTTTATGTATTGATTATAGTAGAATTAAACATGCCATACAACATGTACGAGGTACAGAAAGGTTAGGTGACTTGTGAGAGCAGGCACATATGAACGATTGGAAATTGATGAGCGTTTGGATTTCGGGTATTTCCTGACGGATGGGGAGACGAGAGTTCTTCTTCATGACAGTGAAATAACGGAGCCAATTGAAGATAAAGATTTTGTCGATGTATTTCTTTACCTTGATTATGAGAGCAGATTGGCTGCAACAATGAAGATGCCGACTCTCCGTGAAGGAGAATACGGCTGGGTAGAAGCGATGGATGCAGTGGATCACATGGGTGTATTTGTGAATATTGGTCTATCGAAGGATGCCCTTATAGCGAACGATATTCTGCCTGAGGATCGGCTGATTTGGCCTGAAAAGGGAGATCAGCTCTATTGTACGATGAGAATTACTGAAAATGGGCGCTTTTTTGCAAGATTGGCATCAGAGGATATCATAAGCGAAAAATTTGTTCAGGCGACGCGCGAGGTTTTTAATAAGAGTGTTTCTGGCCATGTATACCGCCATATTGAAGCGGGCTGCTTCTTTATTTCTGTAGAAGGCTATAAAGGGTTTATTCACTCCAGCCAAATGACAAGGGAACCGCGTCTTGGGGAACTGGTTGAGGGCAGAGTGATTGATGTGAAGGAAGACGGGTCCATTAATGTGTCACTTCTGCCAAGGAAGCAGGATGCAATGAGTTCGGATGCGGAAAAAATTCTGGACTACATGGGTCTTAGAAACGGAGCTATGCCGTATTGGGATAAATCAGATCCAGAGGACATTAAAGAACGGTTTGGAATGAGCAAGGCTGCATTCAAACGGGCACTCGGCCAACTTATGAAAGAAAGAAGAGTCTATCAGGAAAATGGATGGACATATTTCGCAAAAGAGCAATAAGCCAAGCCGGCTTGTGCTCTTTTTTTTGGACATATTAACTCCTCTCTAAAATTGCCGATAAAGTAGGTGTAGTTATAAATAGATAAAAGGGGAGTACCATTTTGCGAAAATATATATCCATCCTTTTTTGTTTGATGCTTCTGGCAGGATGCATGCAGCAGCCTGTCCAAAGTTCAACGGAAAAGAAAATGAAAGTGGGCATTATGCTATCGGATGTCGGACTTGGAGATCAATCCTTCAGTGACTCTGCGTTCAGAGGGCTGCAGAAATCAAGAGATGAGCTCGGCATTCAATTTGATTATAAAGAATTAAAAGATTCGAAAACCTATGAAAAAGGTTTAGAGGATTTAGTCAAAGCAGGAAATGATGTGGTGGTCGGCCTCGGTTTTATGGTTCAGGAGGATCTTGAAAAAGTAGCCAAACAGTATCCGAAACAGCGTTTTATTCTAATTGATGCGGTATCGGAGCTAAAAAATATTACATCCCTGACCTTTAAGGAAGATGAGGGAAGCTATTTAGCAGGAGCGCTTGCAGCCATGAAATCAAAGTCAGCTGTAATTGGCTTCGTTGGAGGAGCGGACGTGCCGCTGATCCGAAAATTTTTAGATGGCTTTCAAAAAGGAGCCATGTCGATTAATCCGGAAGTTCAAGTGAAATCCGTTTTTGCCGAGAATTTCGGAGATGATAAACTCGGAGCAAAGCTCGCCTCCGATTTAATTAAAGAGGATGCAGATCTTTTGTATGCTGCCGCCGGATTTACTGGGGTAGGTGTGCTAAAAGAGGCGCAAAGACAGGGTGTATATGGAATCGGAGTGGACAGTGACCAATATTTCTATGCAGAAAAAGCGGTTATTACATCGATGCTGAAAAACGTAGATGTTGCCATTTATGAAATGATAAAGAATTACAAGAAAAGCGGGAAGCTGCCTGAAGGGCATGTGGAATTCGGCATTGCAGAAAATGGTGTCGCCCTGGCTCCAATTCGCATTTTGGAACTGTCTTCTGAAGAGCAAAGCAAGCTGGACAGTATGATCCAGGAATTCGGAGGGACAGCAAAATGACGATACGCAAACGCCTGATGATCAATATTTTGGGGATGATGGGGCTCGCTGCCGGACTGATCGTTTTCATCATTATAAGTATGCTTTCCATTCAATCCTCCAACCAGGATTATGTTCCGATTATGATGGATGTTCAGCAGCTTGATGCCGATATGAACGGTCTTAAACAAAGCATCAGCAACTTCTCGTTTTCTTTAACAGATGCGCAAAAGGATGAGTCACTGCTAGGAATGAAAAAAGTAGAAAATCGAATTTCGAGCTTGGACAAAAGACTGGGGAAGGATACAGACGCAGTATTATTTACCCGTGCTAAGCAAAAATATGAGGCTTGGAAGCCGGAAGCAATGGCCGCTCTGCAATCCAAAAACTCAGCTGAGGCAAAGCGCCAATCCATCCGAATTGAAGGCATTCAAAATGACATCTATATGCTGAATGATCAATCCAAAGCTTATTATGATGCGCTTCAAAAAGATTTAAAAAACCAAATTACCTTTGTTATTTTTTCAGCCATTATCGGGAGTCTTCTTCTGTTAATCGTTTCCGCGGTGATTGCAGTCCGGATTACATCCAGGATTACGAAACCGCTCAAAAAACTTTCAGAAAATGCGAAACAAATTACTGAAGGAAATCTTTTGGTGGAAGAAGTTCCGTATAAAGGGAAGGATGAAATTGGCGTTTTAAATGAAGCGTTTGGACAAATGACCAATCAGCTAAAGGCCCTCCTTTTCTCCATCGACAGTGTGAGCAAGGATGTCGAGGGGTTTGCGAAGCAGCTTGAGACCGATAACCGTGCACTAACCGAAATCAGCAACCAGGTGGCGGTTTCAACTGATGAATTGTCCGCAGGTTCGCAATCCATATCTGAGGATCTGCAGGATGCGGTCAACCTGATTGATGAGATGGACCGCAGTTTTCAAAAGAACGTTGAGACAAGCAACCTTGTCCTTAATCATGGAAAGATTGCACAGGAGGCTGTTCACACAGGCAAGGCCGCAATTGATAATCAGAAATCGCTGATTAAGAGCAACCTGGAAGCAAGCGAATACATCCAAAAAACCTCCATGGAATTTGCAGGCTATACAGCTAAAATTGAAGACATGGCAAAAATCGTATCAGGGATAGCGGATCAAACCAATTTGCTT
The Metabacillus sp. FJAT-52054 genome window above contains:
- the metH gene encoding methionine synthase — protein: MSSIREQIAKRILVLDGAMGTMIQDADLTADDFGGEAYDGCNEYLILTKPDLISRIHETYLQSGADIIETNTFGGTAIVLDEYELGHLAYEINFKGAQLAKQAAEAFSSAERPRYVAGSMGPTTKTLSVTGGTTFDQLIANYEEQARGLIDGGSDLLLLETSQDMLNVKAGFLGIKEAFAKTGKELPLMVSGTIEPMGTTLAGQTIDSFYISLEHMNPLSVGLNCATGPEFMTDHIRTLSDMAGTAVSCYPNAGLPDEEGNYHESPSTLAAKIRGFAEKGWLNIVGGCCGTTPAHIEALAEAVKDLAPRSVREQLKQHTVSGIEPLVYDDSMRPLFVGERTNVIGSRKFKRLISEQKFEEAAEIARLQVKNGAHVIDICLADPDREENEDMEQFIQEITKKIKVPLVIDSTDHIVLETALKYSQGKAIINSINLEDGEERFEAVLPLVKKYGAALVVGTIDEVGMATTAERKLEIAKRSHELLVNKHGLKSSDIIFDPLVFPVGTGDEQYIGSAAETVKGLELIKKELPDCLTILGVSNVSFGLPPVGREILNAVYLYHCTKAGLDYAIVNTEKLERFASIPAEEIKMAEDLLFHTTDENLALFTNFYREKKKTVKKPAETLTLEERLATYIVEGTKEGLLPDLEEALQKYPDPLDIINGPLMDGMAEVGVLFNTNQLIVAEVLQSAEVMKTSVSYLEPHMEIKDDSGKGKILLATVKGDVHDIGKNLVEIILSNNGFRVVDLGIKVTPQEIIEAVRREKPDVIGLSGLLVKSAQQMVLTAQDLKQADIETPIMVGGAALSRKFTDYKISPEYQGTVLYAKDAMDGLSLANRLRQDPAQFVKKEIPETITVTREPSSAVATLLEKRKTITAAELLKPADCKRHVVKSISLEHILPYINMQMLLGHHLGVKGKIKELIAKKDEKTLALKQLIEDLIVQGKEENWFEPAFVYQFFRAQSEGNKLHIFSEEAGSPLETFDFPRQVKLPNRCISDYVREESEGEDYVSFFAVTAGRNVREAANRFKEQGDYLKSHAVQALALEMAEGLAERTHQLIRDRWGFPDATDFTMDQRFSAKYQGQRYSFGYPACPDLDDQAKLFRLIRPETIGIELTDGFMMEPEASVSAIVVSHPDARYFNVM
- a CDS encoding bifunctional homocysteine S-methyltransferase/methylenetetrahydrofolate reductase, encoding MGFLEDLQNEILIADGAMGTLLYSHGIDRCFEELNLSNPDQVQSIHEAYINAGARVIQTNTYGGNHIKLSRYGLEDDIRAINSKAARLARKAAGSQAYVLATMGGVRAFKKSSHTLDELKRSFREQLYVLLNEDIDGLLLETFYDLEELKTVLEIARKETSKPIVANVSLHETGVLQDGTPLEKGLKELEALGADAVGLNCRLGPYHMLESLEEVPLLEKAFLSVYPNGSLPSVEEGRLVYESDEGYFAESALAFRNQGARLIGGCCGTTPKHIKAMADALRGLSPIKEKAVKQRKPVTIHERLEPAYPPLHQIVKKRRSVIVELDPPKTLSLEKFFKGAEELKKTGIDSITLADNSLASPRVSNAAVGTQLKEKHDMRPLIHLTCRDRNLIGLQSHLMGLHSLGLTDVLAITGDPSKIGDFPGATSVYDLSSFDLISLIKQFNEGLSYSGKALGGKTNFTVAGAFNPNVRHLDKAAERLEKKIACGADYFISQPIYSIQQMEEVHDAVKHLPAPLYIGIMPLTSSRNAEFIHHEIPGIKLSDSIRETMAKAGTDPLQSKIEGIAIAKDLIDAAFDLFNGIYLITPFLKYEYSVELAEYIREKEKQRSEREFSHVQHS
- a CDS encoding YajQ family cyclic di-GMP-binding protein, translating into MSKENSFDIVSKVELPEVQNAIVVALKEVQNRYDFKGSKSDIKLEKEELVLVSDDDYKLEQLKDVLISKLIRREVPVKNIQYGKVEGASGGTVRQRGKLVQGIDKDNAKRINTIIKNSGLKVKSQVQDDQVRVTGKNRDDLQQVIAAIRQAELPIDVQFINYR
- a CDS encoding S1-like domain-containing RNA-binding protein, with translation MRAGTYERLEIDERLDFGYFLTDGETRVLLHDSEITEPIEDKDFVDVFLYLDYESRLAATMKMPTLREGEYGWVEAMDAVDHMGVFVNIGLSKDALIANDILPEDRLIWPEKGDQLYCTMRITENGRFFARLASEDIISEKFVQATREVFNKSVSGHVYRHIEAGCFFISVEGYKGFIHSSQMTREPRLGELVEGRVIDVKEDGSINVSLLPRKQDAMSSDAEKILDYMGLRNGAMPYWDKSDPEDIKERFGMSKAAFKRALGQLMKERRVYQENGWTYFAKEQ
- a CDS encoding BMP family ABC transporter substrate-binding protein — its product is MRKYISILFCLMLLAGCMQQPVQSSTEKKMKVGIMLSDVGLGDQSFSDSAFRGLQKSRDELGIQFDYKELKDSKTYEKGLEDLVKAGNDVVVGLGFMVQEDLEKVAKQYPKQRFILIDAVSELKNITSLTFKEDEGSYLAGALAAMKSKSAVIGFVGGADVPLIRKFLDGFQKGAMSINPEVQVKSVFAENFGDDKLGAKLASDLIKEDADLLYAAAGFTGVGVLKEAQRQGVYGIGVDSDQYFYAEKAVITSMLKNVDVAIYEMIKNYKKSGKLPEGHVEFGIAENGVALAPIRILELSSEEQSKLDSMIQEFGGTAK
- a CDS encoding methyl-accepting chemotaxis protein translates to MTIRKRLMINILGMMGLAAGLIVFIIISMLSIQSSNQDYVPIMMDVQQLDADMNGLKQSISNFSFSLTDAQKDESLLGMKKVENRISSLDKRLGKDTDAVLFTRAKQKYEAWKPEAMAALQSKNSAEAKRQSIRIEGIQNDIYMLNDQSKAYYDALQKDLKNQITFVIFSAIIGSLLLLIVSAVIAVRITSRITKPLKKLSENAKQITEGNLLVEEVPYKGKDEIGVLNEAFGQMTNQLKALLFSIDSVSKDVEGFAKQLETDNRALTEISNQVAVSTDELSAGSQSISEDLQDAVNLIDEMDRSFQKNVETSNLVLNHGKIAQEAVHTGKAAIDNQKSLIKSNLEASEYIQKTSMEFAGYTAKIEDMAKIVSGIADQTNLLALNAAIEAARAGEAGKGFAVVAEEVRKLAEQSASSTHQIFDMAAMIKKGITEVSAAVDGGMNLAHKQEDTMMETTQTFMDIEKAMNDISEELSLLNTGLVNSKDLGGKVLNNVESISAVVEETAAGSEEISASTTEQLAAFEKLTAKVTELRVLTDDLNITLAQFTIK